The Neomonachus schauinslandi chromosome Y, ASM220157v2, whole genome shotgun sequence genome has a window encoding:
- the LOC110581163 gene encoding ATP-dependent RNA helicase DDX3X-like isoform X4, translated as MSHVAVENALGLDQQFAGLDLNSSDNQNGGGSTASRFYDKDSSGWSCSKDKDVYSSFGSRDSRGKSSYFSDRGSGPRGRFDDRGRSDYDGIGSRGDRTSFGKFERSGHSRWCDKSDEDDWSKPLPPSERLEQELFSGGNTGINFEKYDDIPVEATGNNCPPHIESFSDVEMGEIIMGNIELTRYTRPTPVQKHAIPIIKEKRDLMACAQTGSGKTAAFLLPILSQIYTDGPGEALKAVKENGRYGRRKQYPISLVLAPTRELAVQIYEEARKFSYRSRVRPCVVYGGADIGQQIRDLERGCHLLVATPGRLVDMMERGKIGLDFCKYLVLDEADRMLDMGFEPQIRRIVEQDTMPPKGIRHTMMFSATFPKEIQMLARDFLDEYIFLAVGRVGSTSENITQKVVWVEESDKRSFLLDLLNATGKDSLTLVFVETKKGADSLEDFLYHEGYACTSIHGDRSQRDREEALHQFRSGKSPILVATAVAARGLDISNVKHVINFDLPSDIEEYVHRIGRTGRVGNLGLATSFFNERNINITKDLLDLLVEAKQEVPSWLENMAYEHHYKGSSRGRSKSRFSGGFGARDYRQSSGSSSSSFSSGRASSSRSGGGGHSSSRGFGGGGGYGGFYNSDGYGGNYNSQGVDWWGN; from the exons ATGAGTCATGTGGCGGTGGAAAATGCGCTCGGGCTGGATCAGCAG TTTGCTGGTCTAGACCTGAACTCCTCTGATAATCAGAATGGAGGAGGAAGTACAGCGAgca GATTCTATGATAAAGACAGTTCAGGATGGAGTTGTAGTAAAGATAAGGACGTCTACAGCAGTTTTGGGTCCCGAGATTCAAGAGGAAAGTCCAGTTACTTCAGTGATCGTGGAAGTGGACCAAGGGGAAG GTTTGATGATCGTGGACGGAGTGACTATGATGGTATTGGCAGTCGTGGTGACAGGACTAGCTTTGGCAAATTTGAACGCAGTGGACACAGTCGTTGGTGTGACAAATCAGATGAAGATGATTGGTCAAAACCACTTCCACCAAGTGAACGTTTGGAGCA GGAACTCTTTTCTGGAGGAAACACTGGAATAAACTTCGAGAAATATGATGATATACCAGTAGAGGCAACTGGCAATAACTGTCCTCCACATATTGAAAGt ttcagCGATGTTGAGATGGGAGAAATTATCATGGGGAACATCGAGCTTACTCGTTATACTCGTCCAACTCCGGTGCAGAAACATGCCATTCCtattatcaaagagaaaagagacttgATGGCTTGTGCCCAAACGG gatCTGGAAAAACTGCAGCATTTCTCTTGCCCATCTTAAGTCAGATTTATACAGATGGTCCAGGCGAGGCTTTGAAGGCTGTGAAG GAAAATGGAAGATACGGGCGCCGTAAACAGTATCCTATCTCCTTAGTTTTAGCCCCAACAAGAGAATTGGCTGTACAGATTTATGAGGAAGCCAGAAAA TTTTCATACCGGTCTAGAGTTCGTCCTTGTGTGGTTTATGGTGGTGCTGATATTGGTCAGCAGATTCGAGACTTAGAACGTGGATGTCACTTGTTAGTTGCCACTCCAGGACGTCTAGTGGATatgatggaaagaggaaaaattggATTAGACTTCTGCAA atACTTAGTGTTGGATGAAGCAGATAGGATGCTGGATATGGGGTTTGAACCTCAGATACGACGTATAGTTGAACAAGATACTATGCCACCAAAGGGTATTCGCCACACTATGATGTTCAGTGCTACTTTTCCTAAGGAAATACAG atGCTTGCTCGTGATTTCTTGGATGAATATATCTTTCTGGCTGTAGGCAGAGTTGGCTCCACCTCTGAGAACATCACACAAAAAGTAGTTTGGGTGGAAGAATCAGACAAACGGTCATTTCTTCTTGACCTCTTAAATGCAACAG GGAAGGATTCACTGACTTTAGTGTTTGTGGAGACCAAAAAGGGTGCTGATTCTCTGGAGGATTTCTTATACCATGAAGGATATGCTTGTACCAGTATCCATGGTGACCGatcacagagagatagagaggaggCCCTTCACCAGTTCCGCTCAGGAAAAAGCCCTATTTTAGTGGCTACAgct GTGGCAGCAAGAGGACTAGACATTTCAAATGTGAAACATGTTATCAATTTTGATTTGCCAAGTGATATTGAGGAATATGTACATCGGATTGGCCGTACAGGACGTGTAGGAAACCTTG GCCTTGCCACCTCATTctttaatgaaagaaacataaatatcACGAAGGATTTGTTGGATCTGCTCGTTGAAGCTAAACAAGAAGTGCCATCTTGGTTAGAAAATATGGCTTATGAACACCACTACAAGGGTAGCAGTCGTGGACGCTCTAAGAG taGATTCAGTGGAGGATTTGGTGCCAGAGACTATCGACAAAGTAGTGGTTCCAGCAGTTCTAGCTTTAGTAGTGGTCGTGCAAGCAGCAGCCGTAGTGGTGGAGGTGGTCACAGCAGCAGCAGAGGATTTGGTGGAGGAG GTGGCTATGGAGGCTTCTACAATAGTGATGGATATGGAGGAAATTACAACTCCCAGGGGGTTGACTGGTGGGGCAATTAA